The Sediminispirochaeta smaragdinae DSM 11293 genome has a segment encoding these proteins:
- a CDS encoding toxin-antitoxin system HicB family antitoxin produces MSSLSIRIPESLHETLKKISKKDRVSINQFIASAVAEKVTALETEEYIKVRGEKGTIDKFNNVLSKVKNIEAEENDT; encoded by the coding sequence ATGAGTTCACTTAGTATCCGGATACCGGAATCTCTCCATGAAACCCTAAAGAAGATATCAAAAAAGGATCGGGTATCGATAAATCAGTTTATTGCATCGGCTGTTGCAGAGAAGGTCACGGCACTTGAGACTGAAGAGTATATAAAAGTACGGGGAGAGAAGGGCACTATTGACAAGTTCAATAATGTCCTATCAAAGGTGAAAAATATTGAGGCTGAAGAGAATGATACCTAA
- a CDS encoding dihydrodipicolinate synthase family protein, which translates to MNMKEIRRLLFQGMAIPAIPLALHEDGTFDPLHQRALLRYYIDSGVGGIAAAVHTTQFEIRERPDFFRDFLTFVSGEISSYAAKKGRQILKIGGVCGNTKAAVSEAGLLREKGFDLGLLSLATFKGKSPDSILEHCRKVAKEIPLFGFYLQPAVGGIPLSRDFWKDFASIPNVLGIKVAPFNRYKTLDVVQGVSEAGRGHEVALYTGNDDSIIFDLLSSYPCSGEEGRALRFSGGLLGHWCVWTSKAVELLEEIKKLRAKGSDIPFELLERAQKITDANAAIFDAQNDFAGVIPGVHEILRRQGLLESRRCLDPSLELSPSQMGEIERVIGAYPELQDDAFISLHIDQWLTN; encoded by the coding sequence ATGAATATGAAAGAAATTCGTCGTCTGCTCTTCCAGGGAATGGCAATTCCGGCAATTCCCCTTGCCTTGCATGAAGATGGTACATTTGATCCCTTGCATCAACGCGCCCTGCTCCGCTACTACATCGATTCCGGGGTAGGAGGAATTGCGGCTGCAGTCCATACCACGCAGTTTGAAATTCGAGAACGGCCTGACTTTTTTAGGGACTTCCTCACCTTCGTTTCCGGGGAAATCTCTTCTTACGCTGCAAAAAAAGGACGGCAAATACTAAAAATCGGTGGTGTTTGTGGGAATACGAAGGCTGCTGTTTCGGAGGCCGGACTTCTCAGAGAAAAAGGCTTCGATCTTGGACTTCTTAGTCTTGCGACATTCAAGGGAAAGAGCCCCGACAGCATCCTTGAACATTGCAGAAAGGTTGCAAAAGAGATCCCTTTGTTCGGATTTTATCTGCAGCCTGCGGTTGGCGGCATTCCCCTGTCTCGCGATTTCTGGAAAGACTTTGCGTCGATTCCCAATGTGCTTGGCATTAAGGTGGCGCCCTTCAACCGATATAAAACCCTCGATGTCGTTCAGGGGGTCTCGGAGGCAGGGCGCGGCCATGAGGTCGCTTTGTACACGGGAAACGATGATAGCATTATTTTCGATCTGCTTTCATCCTACCCGTGTTCAGGGGAAGAGGGGAGAGCGCTACGCTTTTCCGGTGGTCTGTTGGGACACTGGTGTGTCTGGACCAGCAAGGCGGTGGAACTACTTGAGGAGATCAAGAAGCTTAGGGCAAAAGGATCGGATATCCCTTTTGAGCTGCTGGAACGGGCTCAAAAGATTACCGATGCAAATGCCGCGATTTTCGATGCACAGAACGATTTCGCCGGGGTAATCCCAGGGGTCCACGAGATCCTTCGCCGGCAGGGACTTCTTGAATCGAGACGTTGTCTTGATCCTTCTTTGGAACTATCACCATCCCAGATGGGAGAGATCGAAAGGGTGATTGGTGCATATCCTGAACTTCAGGATGATGCGTTTATATCGTTACATATTGACCAATGGCTAACAAACTAA
- a CDS encoding putative toxin-antitoxin system toxin component, PIN family, with product MVLYIIPMNAFPVVIDTNVILSGLRFRNGFSFTLLKQIPEKLFTMCISVPLILEYETVLTKHMKQTGLTKEDIGDFIDYTCCVGRRTEIFYLWRPVLKDPFDDHVLELAVASGSRYIISFNKKDFSPARSFGIGVVSPKEFLQSKEEIE from the coding sequence TTGGTATTATATATAATACCAATGAATGCTTTTCCTGTTGTCATTGATACAAATGTCATACTTTCTGGCTTGCGTTTTCGAAATGGGTTTTCATTTACTTTGCTAAAGCAGATACCGGAAAAGCTATTTACCATGTGCATCTCTGTTCCGCTTATTCTGGAGTATGAGACTGTTTTGACCAAGCACATGAAGCAAACGGGTTTGACTAAAGAGGATATTGGAGATTTCATTGATTATACATGTTGTGTCGGGAGACGGACCGAAATATTTTATCTATGGCGACCTGTGCTAAAAGATCCTTTTGATGATCATGTTCTTGAACTTGCTGTGGCCTCTGGAAGCCGTTATATCATAAGCTTCAACAAAAAGGATTTTTCTCCTGCAAGAAGCTTTGGAATTGGAGTTGTCTCTCCAAAGGAATTTCTTCAATCAAAGGAGGAAATAGAATGA
- a CDS encoding metal ABC transporter solute-binding protein, Zn/Mn family: protein MKRHKKRCSIVSALLFMLIASLPLMAGGNRESAPTSGDSEKPIVYSSILPVQFLADRIGGDRITSEVVVLPGESPATYEPTPKQMSALAQASLLFRVGVPFENGFLPKVRELSPDLTIIDLRKGLTLRTMDAAHSHDEEHDGDHEGEGEDGHDHEAGTPDPHIWMSPRNMMIMAQTMADALAAADPDGAELYKDNLAGLESDLKTLDERLAQDLEPLRGKRFFVYHPAFGYFADDYGLIQIPLEIEGKEPTPKQLVFYIEEAKELDVEIIFVQPEFPRQSAQTVAKEIGGMVVPVSALAKEYIANLDTVASALEEGLR from the coding sequence ATGAAGCGTCACAAAAAGAGATGTAGTATTGTTAGTGCACTGCTTTTTATGCTTATAGCAAGCCTTCCGCTCATGGCAGGAGGCAATCGTGAATCGGCTCCCACATCCGGGGATAGCGAAAAGCCGATCGTCTATTCTTCCATTCTGCCGGTCCAGTTTTTGGCCGATAGAATCGGCGGCGATCGCATTACATCAGAGGTAGTGGTACTTCCCGGCGAAAGCCCGGCTACCTACGAACCCACACCAAAGCAGATGAGTGCTCTCGCACAGGCTTCGCTTCTCTTTCGGGTCGGGGTTCCCTTTGAGAACGGCTTTTTACCGAAGGTAAGAGAGCTTAGTCCCGACCTTACCATTATAGATCTTCGAAAAGGGCTCACCCTTAGAACCATGGATGCTGCCCATTCCCACGATGAAGAACATGATGGGGATCACGAAGGTGAGGGGGAAGACGGCCACGACCATGAGGCAGGAACTCCCGACCCTCATATCTGGATGAGTCCCCGTAACATGATGATCATGGCACAGACCATGGCCGACGCCCTTGCTGCAGCGGATCCCGACGGAGCTGAACTATACAAGGATAACCTTGCGGGCCTTGAATCGGACTTAAAGACCCTGGATGAGCGACTTGCGCAGGATTTGGAACCACTACGCGGAAAGCGTTTTTTCGTCTACCATCCGGCTTTCGGCTATTTTGCCGACGACTACGGCCTGATACAGATTCCCCTGGAAATAGAGGGGAAAGAACCAACCCCAAAACAGCTGGTCTTTTATATCGAGGAGGCAAAGGAACTTGATGTGGAAATCATCTTTGTGCAGCCCGAATTTCCCCGACAGAGCGCCCAAACCGTGGCAAAAGAGATCGGAGGAATGGTTGTGCCGGTCAGCGCCCTGGCAAAGGAGTATATTGCCAACCTCGACACCGTGGCATCTGCCCTGGAGGAAGGCCTCCGTTGA
- a CDS encoding LysR family transcriptional regulator has product MINPNFEYYKIFYYVGKHQNLTTAAHLLLTSQPSVSRSIKNLEHDLSCRLFVRSKKGVTFTPEGALLYSHIASACESIFEGEKALSRALHLESGAVAIGTTEIAIHCYLLEKLASFHKAHPKVTLTIINRSAPALIDEIKSGAIDIAVVTTPIEGEKNLTITKVKKFRDILVAGPAFSHLGDRVLTIEELPTYPLITLSKETATYRFYSSLYASHEMTWKADIELATADLLIPFIKQNLGIGFVPHIMASPALASGEIRALTLSTDIPEREICIVQDKRHPLSAASRQLIHWLAP; this is encoded by the coding sequence TTGATCAATCCGAATTTCGAATATTACAAGATCTTCTATTATGTGGGTAAACATCAGAATCTCACAACCGCAGCCCATCTCCTTTTGACCAGTCAACCTTCCGTAAGCCGAAGCATCAAGAATCTGGAACACGATCTATCGTGCCGTCTCTTTGTTCGTTCGAAAAAAGGGGTTACCTTTACTCCGGAGGGGGCACTACTCTACAGCCATATAGCTTCTGCCTGTGAATCGATATTTGAAGGAGAAAAAGCTCTGTCAAGGGCCTTACATCTGGAAAGCGGCGCAGTTGCCATCGGAACCACGGAAATCGCTATCCACTGTTATCTACTGGAAAAACTGGCATCCTTTCACAAGGCTCATCCCAAGGTTACTCTTACTATCATCAACCGCAGTGCTCCTGCACTTATCGATGAAATCAAATCGGGAGCAATCGATATTGCGGTGGTAACAACTCCCATCGAAGGCGAAAAAAATCTAACCATTACCAAGGTAAAAAAATTTCGGGATATTCTTGTGGCCGGACCTGCGTTTTCCCATTTGGGAGACCGAGTTCTTACCATTGAGGAATTACCGACATACCCATTAATCACGCTTTCGAAAGAAACCGCAACATATCGTTTTTACTCCTCCCTCTATGCCTCGCATGAAATGACATGGAAGGCCGATATTGAACTTGCAACAGCGGACTTGCTGATCCCTTTTATCAAACAGAATCTGGGGATAGGTTTCGTACCCCACATAATGGCATCTCCCGCACTTGCCTCAGGTGAGATTCGCGCGCTTACCCTTTCAACCGATATACCTGAACGGGAAATCTGTATTGTACAAGACAAACGCCATCCGCTAAGTGCGGCAAGTCGGCAACTCATTCACTGGCTGGCTCCGTAA
- a CDS encoding metal ABC transporter permease, with amino-acid sequence MLNFFGQFFHDLVTFPFLRNALLACLFLAPAAGIIGTYVTVERINSMAGAVAHSVLAGLGAARFLQVSFGWSYPTPLQGAAVAAVIVALIIGGITGRGRERTETVLAAIWAIGMAIGIFFIAATPGYSQDLMSYLFGNILMIRKSDTILLLVMDLVLILVILFRYKEIFAVTFDGEFAALRGVKVRRIYYLMLLLTSLTIVLAVQLVGIVMVIALLTLPAATAGLFSHTLWKMMIFASLLSFLYTGGGLAISYSADKPAGATIILFAAAVYLGTMLVKRRTR; translated from the coding sequence GTGTTGAATTTCTTCGGTCAGTTTTTTCACGACCTTGTTACCTTTCCTTTTTTGAGGAACGCCCTCCTTGCCTGCCTCTTTCTTGCACCGGCTGCAGGGATCATCGGTACCTACGTCACCGTGGAGAGAATCAATTCCATGGCAGGAGCCGTAGCCCATTCGGTTCTCGCAGGACTGGGGGCCGCACGTTTTCTCCAGGTGAGCTTCGGATGGAGCTATCCGACACCGCTCCAGGGCGCTGCTGTGGCGGCAGTCATCGTCGCTCTGATCATAGGAGGCATCACGGGGCGGGGCAGGGAACGAACGGAAACGGTTCTGGCCGCAATCTGGGCCATCGGTATGGCAATCGGTATCTTTTTCATCGCCGCAACCCCTGGTTACTCTCAGGATCTCATGAGTTACCTTTTCGGTAATATTCTGATGATCAGAAAAAGCGACACCATTCTCCTCCTGGTCATGGATCTTGTACTGATTCTGGTGATTCTATTTCGCTATAAGGAGATATTCGCTGTTACCTTCGACGGTGAGTTTGCGGCGCTGCGGGGAGTAAAGGTACGTAGGATCTATTATCTGATGCTTCTGCTTACCAGCCTTACCATCGTGCTGGCCGTTCAACTCGTGGGTATTGTCATGGTCATAGCGCTTTTGACCCTTCCGGCTGCCACTGCAGGACTCTTTTCCCACACCCTTTGGAAGATGATGATCTTTGCGTCGCTGTTGAGTTTTCTCTACACGGGAGGGGGACTTGCCATCAGCTACTCGGCGGACAAACCGGCAGGTGCCACCATCATTCTTTTCGCCGCAGCGGTCTATCTGGGGACAATGCTGGTCAAACGGAGAACACGGTAA
- a CDS encoding NRAMP family divalent metal transporter, with protein MDKKGKGISQLAFLLGPGVITAATVLGPGSITVSSKSGALMEYSVLWAVVIAGIFMATFTRMAARIGCLNDDSLLNIVRTKQHPVLAVVVGLSVFLIAGGFQTGNNIGVGLAMDAMFGGGIMLWAPVFTIIALLFIWISRDFYKLLEKVMMTLVVIMIVAFIANVFMAGPSVGKIALGLVPSQPKIWGLVIAISATSFSIAAAAYQAYLVQGKGWSAAFLKKAQRDATIGIVILCGLAALIMITSAAVLAPRGIGVKSAVDMAIQLEPLLGPLAKWLFLFGLLAASFSSFISNAVLGGMFLSDGFGLGKSLNDISVKVFTTVLLLFSTTLAVILKTNPIEVLVVAQASTILGGPLVAIVLLLLGNNKDVLQEHTNKPVTNVIAVLAILWISYLSYNQLMAFIG; from the coding sequence ATGGATAAAAAGGGAAAAGGGATATCACAATTGGCCTTCCTGCTTGGTCCGGGGGTGATAACAGCTGCCACGGTCCTTGGCCCGGGAAGCATCACGGTAAGCAGCAAATCCGGCGCGCTGATGGAATATAGCGTGCTTTGGGCGGTCGTCATCGCAGGAATTTTCATGGCGACATTTACCAGAATGGCTGCAAGGATCGGTTGTCTGAATGATGATTCACTCTTAAACATCGTCAGGACAAAACAGCATCCTGTTCTGGCAGTCGTGGTCGGTTTGAGTGTGTTTCTTATTGCGGGGGGCTTCCAGACAGGGAACAATATCGGTGTCGGCCTTGCAATGGATGCAATGTTCGGTGGTGGTATCATGCTGTGGGCACCGGTTTTTACCATTATTGCTCTTCTCTTTATTTGGATATCGCGGGATTTTTACAAGCTGCTCGAAAAGGTGATGATGACCTTGGTTGTGATTATGATTGTCGCCTTCATAGCGAACGTCTTTATGGCTGGTCCCAGTGTTGGAAAGATAGCCTTAGGGCTTGTTCCTTCTCAGCCTAAAATATGGGGCCTCGTCATTGCCATCTCCGCAACAAGTTTTAGCATTGCAGCTGCCGCATATCAGGCCTACCTGGTACAGGGAAAGGGATGGAGTGCTGCGTTTCTAAAAAAAGCACAGCGAGATGCGACCATAGGAATCGTCATTTTGTGTGGTCTGGCGGCCCTTATCATGATTACATCGGCGGCGGTTCTTGCACCGCGGGGTATCGGGGTCAAGAGCGCCGTTGACATGGCAATCCAGCTTGAGCCTCTGTTGGGGCCTTTGGCAAAATGGCTTTTCCTCTTTGGCCTTTTGGCAGCCTCCTTTTCTTCCTTTATCTCGAATGCCGTTCTCGGCGGTATGTTTCTCTCCGACGGCTTCGGCCTTGGTAAAAGCCTCAACGACATCTCCGTGAAGGTATTTACAACGGTACTTCTGCTTTTCAGCACCACCCTTGCCGTGATACTGAAGACGAACCCCATAGAGGTGCTCGTGGTTGCCCAGGCCTCGACAATTCTGGGAGGGCCGTTGGTTGCCATCGTGCTCCTGCTTCTTGGAAACAACAAAGATGTGTTGCAGGAGCATACCAACAAGCCTGTTACCAATGTCATCGCCGTGTTGGCGATCCTCTGGATAAGTTATCTCTCCTATAACCAATTGATGGCCTTCATTGGTTGA
- a CDS encoding ribbon-helix-helix domain-containing protein — translation MAQQKEETITFKVDPALAELLRRVPNRSEFIRKALFAQLDNVCPLCQGSGYLTPDQKNHWEKFSKHHHVVRCESCHEYYLSCDLKEDHHEASQKEM, via the coding sequence ATGGCACAACAAAAGGAAGAGACCATAACCTTCAAAGTTGACCCGGCTCTGGCGGAACTACTCCGGAGGGTTCCCAATAGATCCGAGTTTATAAGAAAGGCGCTCTTTGCCCAGTTGGACAATGTCTGTCCGCTCTGCCAGGGAAGTGGTTATCTCACCCCTGATCAAAAGAATCATTGGGAAAAGTTTTCAAAACATCACCATGTGGTGCGTTGTGAGTCGTGCCACGAATACTATCTTTCGTGCGATCTCAAGGAGGATCATCATGAAGCGTCACAAAAAGAGATGTAG
- the cobI gene encoding precorrin-2 C(20)-methyltransferase yields MADKKSPHTRATAKLIGIGVGPGDPGLLPLASAQAIKEADIVFTPVSRFSKASLAASIAAGTGIDESKIQKITFPMAKDTETLQKAWTQAAAPVIKALDNGLRAVFLTLGDPSVYSTWIYLRREVEAQRPSASIAVIPGIMAANAAAARLGLPLVEGKERLVLLPLPEKVGELDAYLPLADRIVVYKIGSRLEELALWVRERGLDEQAHLVVGVGLDREAAGRLIDLAEKEQGYLSVALIRGRRE; encoded by the coding sequence ATGGCAGACAAGAAGAGTCCGCATACAAGAGCAACAGCGAAATTAATCGGCATTGGTGTCGGACCGGGAGATCCCGGCCTTTTACCCCTTGCCTCGGCCCAGGCCATCAAGGAAGCGGACATCGTCTTCACACCGGTTTCAAGGTTTTCAAAAGCATCCCTGGCAGCCTCTATCGCTGCTGGTACGGGAATAGACGAAAGCAAGATACAAAAGATCACCTTTCCCATGGCAAAGGATACCGAAACCCTGCAGAAAGCCTGGACTCAGGCGGCCGCCCCGGTTATCAAGGCCCTCGACAACGGGCTTCGGGCGGTATTCCTCACCCTGGGAGACCCATCGGTCTACAGCACCTGGATCTATCTTCGCCGAGAGGTCGAGGCACAACGACCGAGCGCCAGCATTGCGGTAATCCCCGGCATCATGGCGGCAAATGCTGCAGCAGCCCGCCTGGGGCTGCCCCTGGTCGAAGGCAAAGAGCGGCTTGTGCTCCTCCCGCTGCCTGAGAAGGTTGGTGAACTCGATGCCTACCTCCCCCTTGCGGACCGTATCGTCGTATACAAAATCGGCTCACGCCTGGAGGAGCTGGCCCTGTGGGTCAGAGAAAGGGGCTTGGATGAACAGGCCCATCTTGTCGTAGGTGTAGGCCTGGATCGGGAAGCAGCAGGACGCCTTATCGACCTGGCAGAGAAGGAGCAAGGCTATCTTTCGGTGGCCCTCATACGGGGCAGGCGGGAGTAA
- a CDS encoding TetR/AcrR family transcriptional regulator: MQKRSRDTKERIFKAAVEEFAKSGFHGARVDNIAKKAKSNKERIYAYFGSKEDLFIEVWKRTYMLIIEVDEQFMDLTDEDIPSLTGIILKRYVHFHQEHSEFWKIFVWENMLDGKHTEKVKGFKERPYKHLRRLYARGQELGFFSREVSFETYMFVITAVSFFYASNRCTMSQSLSINLTNNDVVEGMIEEATKMLNGK, translated from the coding sequence ATGCAAAAACGGAGCAGGGACACAAAGGAACGTATTTTCAAGGCCGCGGTAGAGGAATTTGCCAAGTCGGGGTTTCACGGTGCACGTGTAGATAATATTGCGAAAAAGGCTAAGAGCAATAAGGAACGCATCTATGCCTATTTCGGCAGCAAAGAAGACCTTTTCATCGAGGTATGGAAGCGTACCTATATGCTTATTATCGAGGTTGATGAACAGTTTATGGACCTAACCGATGAGGATATCCCATCCCTCACCGGAATCATATTGAAACGGTATGTGCATTTCCATCAGGAACATTCGGAATTCTGGAAGATCTTCGTGTGGGAAAATATGCTTGATGGAAAACATACGGAAAAGGTAAAGGGATTCAAAGAAAGGCCTTATAAACATTTGCGTAGACTCTATGCAAGGGGGCAGGAGCTGGGATTCTTCTCCCGTGAGGTCTCTTTCGAGACCTATATGTTCGTCATCACTGCCGTTTCGTTTTTCTATGCTTCGAATAGGTGCACCATGAGCCAGTCCCTCTCGATAAACCTCACCAACAATGATGTTGTTGAGGGGATGATTGAAGAAGCAACAAAGATGCTTAATGGAAAATGA
- a CDS encoding NAD-dependent epimerase/dehydratase family protein codes for MSYLKRERLPEYIESEEELDDLMSLPSKQLIDFQKNLEGDLIILGVGGKIGVQLALAAKKASIAAAVPRRIIGVSRFSNPEKRTQLEEKGIETISCDLSDPVAVKQLPDAKNVVFMVGRKFGTCGSEEETWAMNTLVPDYVSRRYANSAIVVYSTGNVYGLVPVNCGGSIEADTLHPQGEYAISALGRERIFQYYSKKNETPISILRLNYAIDLRYGVLREIGEKVKNQEVIDLSMGNVNVIWQGDVINQTLLSFAHCTSPANIINITGPETVSIRYVAGRFSRLFNKPLRLEGEESGTALLNNASYAASLFGYPHVSLLTMVKWIAHWLEIGGTSLDKPTHFASRNGIF; via the coding sequence ATGTCGTATCTGAAAAGGGAAAGGCTCCCTGAATACATTGAATCCGAAGAGGAGCTGGATGACCTCATGAGTCTGCCGTCGAAGCAGCTTATCGACTTTCAAAAAAATTTGGAGGGCGACCTCATAATTCTGGGGGTCGGGGGCAAGATTGGTGTTCAGTTGGCACTGGCTGCAAAAAAGGCATCTATAGCTGCAGCCGTGCCGAGGCGGATCATAGGGGTCTCACGTTTTAGTAATCCGGAGAAAAGGACACAACTTGAAGAAAAGGGGATAGAGACCATCAGTTGTGATCTTTCCGATCCTGTTGCGGTAAAGCAACTTCCCGACGCAAAAAACGTTGTGTTTATGGTCGGGAGAAAGTTCGGGACCTGCGGCTCGGAAGAAGAAACCTGGGCAATGAACACCCTTGTTCCCGATTATGTATCAAGGCGCTATGCCAATAGTGCTATTGTCGTCTACTCAACAGGAAATGTATACGGCCTGGTTCCCGTCAATTGCGGCGGTTCTATAGAGGCCGATACCCTTCATCCCCAAGGAGAATATGCAATAAGCGCCCTCGGCCGGGAGCGGATTTTCCAGTATTACAGCAAAAAGAATGAAACACCGATCTCCATTTTGCGCCTCAACTATGCAATTGACCTTCGCTACGGTGTACTGCGGGAGATTGGAGAAAAGGTGAAAAACCAGGAGGTCATAGACCTTTCCATGGGAAACGTAAACGTAATATGGCAGGGAGACGTCATCAACCAAACCCTGCTTTCCTTTGCTCACTGCACATCACCAGCGAATATCATCAATATTACCGGGCCTGAAACAGTCTCTATCAGGTATGTTGCAGGACGTTTTAGCCGACTTTTCAATAAACCATTAAGGCTTGAGGGGGAGGAGAGCGGCACCGCCTTACTGAACAATGCTTCGTATGCCGCTTCTCTTTTTGGTTACCCTCATGTGAGTCTTCTGACAATGGTGAAATGGATTGCCCATTGGCTGGAGATCGGGGGGACTTCCCTTGATAAACCGACCCATTTTGCCTCCCGAAACGGGATATTCTAG
- a CDS encoding metal ABC transporter ATP-binding protein: MSDNEGRGAPSTEPLSVVNFEDVSFGYGEDRVLESVSFEILQGDFAAIIGPNGGGKTTILKLILGLLIPDEGRIRLFDSPSEEARKRVGYVPQYTLFDPLFPATVEDVVLMGRLGAKSRLGFFRREDRRIAASALKTVGLEGLEKRPFPALSGGQRQRVLIARALASEADLLILDEPTSNVDRTAEKEIYTLLGSLKGEKTILLVSHDTAVVSNLADTILCINRTLARHPGCELTGEDLGKLYGDDMKLVLHDIHNEASAASAKEDSTC, encoded by the coding sequence ATGAGTGATAATGAAGGAAGAGGGGCTCCGTCGACGGAGCCCCTGTCTGTGGTAAATTTCGAGGATGTCTCTTTTGGCTACGGTGAGGATCGTGTTCTTGAATCGGTCTCCTTTGAAATCCTTCAGGGAGACTTTGCCGCAATCATCGGGCCGAACGGCGGCGGAAAAACCACCATTCTCAAACTTATACTCGGACTCCTCATTCCCGATGAAGGTCGGATACGGCTGTTCGATTCCCCTTCGGAGGAGGCACGAAAACGGGTGGGCTATGTTCCCCAGTATACGCTCTTTGATCCGCTTTTCCCTGCAACGGTGGAGGATGTGGTTCTGATGGGACGGCTGGGAGCAAAAAGCAGGCTCGGCTTCTTTCGCCGGGAAGATCGCCGCATTGCTGCCTCCGCACTAAAAACGGTTGGGCTTGAAGGACTCGAAAAACGTCCCTTTCCGGCCCTTTCCGGAGGTCAGCGCCAACGGGTTCTCATTGCCCGTGCCCTGGCAAGCGAGGCAGATCTTTTGATCCTCGACGAGCCAACCAGCAATGTAGACAGAACGGCGGAAAAGGAAATTTATACCCTTCTTGGTTCATTAAAGGGAGAGAAAACCATACTCCTGGTAAGCCATGACACCGCCGTCGTTTCCAATCTGGCTGATACTATCCTTTGCATAAACAGGACCCTTGCCAGACATCCTGGCTGCGAACTGACGGGAGAAGATCTTGGAAAACTCTACGGTGACGATATGAAACTGGTATTACATGATATACACAATGAAGCTTCCGCCGCTTCAGCAAAGGAGGATTCAACGTGTTGA
- a CDS encoding cysteine-rich small domain-containing protein, whose translation MKDKRPYSHKFFENRDCRYYPCHQGIEEMNCLFCFCPLYQFPDCGGDYRLTADGVKDCTGCIRPHIPENYDLIIAELKRRKSPPGKKK comes from the coding sequence ATGAAGGATAAACGACCCTATAGCCACAAATTCTTTGAAAACCGCGACTGCCGCTATTATCCCTGCCACCAGGGGATCGAAGAGATGAACTGTCTTTTCTGCTTCTGCCCCCTCTATCAATTTCCCGACTGCGGAGGAGATTACCGTTTGACCGCCGACGGGGTCAAGGATTGTACCGGCTGCATCAGACCTCACATTCCTGAAAACTACGATCTCATCATTGCCGAACTCAAACGGCGGAAATCTCCCCCTGGAAAGAAGAAATAA
- a CDS encoding nitrilase-related carbon-nitrogen hydrolase: MAGEDKLRIGLAVMEARPGDVRHNAAIVEHLCDEAAEAGAMLICFPEAALTSYSGPKARELALYPEEVAAILLPLADRYGLTIFCGFIEAGESGGKPFVSQAVALPGASEIGLYRKSHLGTLEQEWFEAGNEIGLFDIGTMIGVGGSAGPTVGIQLCIETHLPEIALAQSLRGAALILAPFASPLSAQRRRELWLRYLPARAYDNGLYVASCNLCGGRFGGGALIIDPKGQAVVEDFSGRQALLCADIDLSLVKDLRQQKSTKDPAMGDRWYPSLRRPELY; this comes from the coding sequence ATGGCTGGGGAGGATAAACTACGCATCGGCCTTGCCGTCATGGAGGCAAGGCCCGGAGATGTTCGGCATAACGCCGCAATAGTAGAGCACTTGTGCGATGAGGCTGCCGAGGCGGGGGCCATGCTGATCTGTTTTCCCGAGGCAGCCCTCACTTCCTATAGCGGCCCCAAGGCCCGGGAGCTTGCCCTTTATCCGGAGGAGGTCGCAGCCATTCTCCTGCCTCTTGCCGATCGCTACGGGCTAACAATCTTTTGTGGTTTTATCGAGGCCGGTGAGTCAGGTGGCAAACCCTTTGTTTCCCAGGCTGTGGCGCTGCCCGGGGCTTCTGAAATTGGGTTGTACCGAAAAAGCCATCTGGGCACTTTGGAGCAGGAATGGTTTGAGGCGGGCAATGAGATCGGCCTTTTCGACATCGGCACAATGATTGGTGTCGGGGGCTCGGCAGGGCCCACGGTCGGCATCCAGCTATGCATCGAGACACATCTACCCGAGATTGCCCTGGCCCAAAGCCTTAGAGGAGCGGCGCTGATCTTAGCCCCCTTTGCCTCTCCCCTTTCCGCCCAAAGGCGACGGGAGCTTTGGCTTCGATATCTCCCGGCCCGGGCCTATGACAATGGCCTTTACGTTGCATCCTGCAACCTTTGCGGAGGACGCTTCGGCGGCGGTGCGCTCATCATCGATCCAAAAGGACAGGCTGTGGTCGAAGATTTTTCCGGCCGACAAGCCTTGCTCTGTGCAGATATCGACCTTTCCCTTGTAAAAGATCTTCGGCAGCAGAAAAGCACGAAAGACCCGGCCATGGGGGACCGCTGGTATCCTTCACTTCGCCGGCCGGAACTCTACTAA